In one Lolium rigidum isolate FL_2022 chromosome 3, APGP_CSIRO_Lrig_0.1, whole genome shotgun sequence genomic region, the following are encoded:
- the LOC124697211 gene encoding myosin-binding protein 3-like — translation MVASELEAAGGGGASPAAATRKRSGRLARVLAHALLEWILIALLLANGVFSHLIAKFAALCGLPPPCALCSRLGVDGLFSTSARRRGGGAEPLRRVVCDAHAAEMSRLGYCRAHRRLADAADMCEDCGAAASGKALLSWMRRSELGERDLACACCGVALESGFYSPPFLLPRSASGDLGCGHTQDDSTMACLHGDVVFVSKDGPVIELFDEKPLVDDHDSAGVMPAHCAGIVANVEPLVPLESTNPLATCVTAVPSESSKEALDHETSEPDYAAPEDEVNANEEKSVVASDDDDMVADTVDRSIDGEIAALVVSVASLENDLNYETNAGDIAESLVDHHSPQGISIVDEMSEDDEQVEQGAAKHELFSMPSDTRWQGFVDDKSDGNTEAVPAQQADIKNEWDAMPVECGSFDSEASNENTEAKHVDEEFEDEIIAQAESQQELDSAALDSWEQVTETSCKDDIEVDPTEAFLPSLHQLSDGHSISSDKSSPDCSDVEDKRVPDTPTDVEGISYLQEVPDPPKAVISVTKSVDSSVATMSTDLESVELVTVDQLKSALEAAHKSLGTLYAELENERSAAAIAADETMAMINRLQEQKAAMQMEAMQYQRLMEEQSEYDQEALQRLNGLVVKRDKERQDMERELELYRHKIHLYEAKERRKMSRHKADDQNGSSSASSSAEDSDDLSQSFYEGDESTHGLNGSNGSADVLHETASHIVTIDGSIADCEEERLSILEQLKVLEERLFDLEDEESDNMKMDKLLSEDNQLNDASNGFSDDDINLKLHENRRSASYSRKKLLPLFDDATVQNGNGILTKQYTEADPSAEAVLELAKEQDKLAIASEINQVHERLHALESDKEFIKQCVRSLNKGGKGFVLLQEILQHLRDLRRIEQRARNSGELSPHYVHPYTD, via the exons ATGGTGGCATCGGAGCTGGAGGCGGCGGGCGGAGGCGGAgccagccccgccgccgccacgcgcaaGAGGAGCGGCCGGCTCGCGCGGGTGCTCGCCCACGCGCTCCTCGAGTGGATCCTCATCGCGCTGCTCCTCGCCAACGGCGTCTTCTCCCACCTCATCGCGAAATTCGCCGCCCTCTGCGGCCTGCCGCCGCCGTGCGCGCTCTGCTCCCGCCTCGGAGTCGACGGCCTCTTCTCcacctccgcccgccgccgcggcggcggagcCGAGCCCCTGCGCCGCGTGGTCTGCGACGCGCACGCCGCCGAGATGTCGCGGCTCGGCTACTGCCGCGCGCACCGCCGGCTCGCGGACGCCGCCGACATGTGCGAGGACTGCGGGGCGGCGGCGTCCGGGAAGGCGCTGCTGTCGTGGATGAGGCGGAGCGAGCTCGGCGAGCGGGACCTCGCCTGCGCCTGCTGCGGCGTCGCGCTCGAGAGCGGCTTCTACTCGCCGCCCTTCCTGCTCCCCAGGTCGGCGTCAGGCGACCTGGGCTGCGGCCACACGCAAGATGATAGTACCATGGCGTGTCTACACGGAGATGTGGTCTTCGTGTCCAAGGACGGTCCTGTCATCGAGCTTTTCGATGAGAAGCCATTGGTGGATGACCATGATTCTGCTGGTGTCATGCCAGCTCATTGTGCTGGCATTGTTGCCAACGTTGAACCTCTGGTGCCTCTTGAATCCACCAACCCGCTGGCCACCTGTGTGACTGCTGTGCCATCTGAATCCAGTAAGGAAGCATTGGATCATGAGACCTCGGAGCCAGACTATGCGGCGCCCGAGGACGAGGTTAATGCCAATGAGGAGAAATCTGTGGTTGcctctgatgatgatgacatgGTCGCCGATACGGTTGATCGGTCGATTGATGGGGAGATTGCCGCCCTGGTTGTCTCGGTTGCTAGTTTGGAGAATGACCTCAACTATGAAACAAATGCAGGAGACATTGCAGAGAGCTTAGTCGATCACCACT CTCCTCAGGGTATATCAATTGTGGATGAAATGTCAGAGGATGATGAGCAAGTTGAACAGGGGGCTGCTAAACATGAATTATTTTCCATGCCATCTGATACCAGGTGGCAGGGATTTGTTGATGACAAATCTGATGGAAATACTGAAGCGGTGCCAGCTCAACAAGCTGATATAAAGAATGAATGGGACGCTATGCCAGTGGAATGTGGGTCCTTTGACTCTGAGGCTTCGAATGAGAACACTGAGGCGAAACATGTCGATGAGGAATTTGAAGATGAGATAATTGCACAGGCTGAGTCACAACAAGAATTGGACTCTGCGGCACTAGATTCTTGGGAACAAGTTACTGAGACTTCGTGCAAAG ATGATATTGAAGTTGATCCAACTGAGGCTTTTCTACCAAGCTTGCACCAGCTTTCTGATGGACACTCAATTAGTTCAGACAAATCATCACCTGACTGCAGTGATGTTGAAGATAAGAGAGTTCCTGATACACCAACCGATGTTGAAGGCATCAGTTATTTGCAGGAAGTGCCGGACCCCCCTAAAGCAGTGATCTCTGTTACCAAGTCTGTTGATTCAAGTGTTGCTACTATGTCTACCGATCTGGAAAGTGTTGAACTGGTGACTGTTGACCAACTAAAGTCTGCTTTGGAAGCTGCGCACAAATCATTGGGCACACTATATGCAGAACTTGAAAATGAGAGGAGTGCAGCAGCTATAGCTGCTGATGAGACCATGGCAATGATAAATCGCTTGCAAGAACAGAAAGCTGCAATGCAGATGGAGGCGATGCAGTACCAGCGGCTTATGGAAGAGCAGTCAGAGTATGATCAGGAAGCACTACAGAGGCTGAACGGTCTAGTTGTAAAGAGAGATAAGGAGAGGCAAGATATGGAGAGAGAGCTCGAACTATATCGCCACAAGATTCATCTCTATGAGGCGAAGGAGAGGAGGAAAATGTCCAGACACAAGGCTGATGACCAGAATGGATCATCCTCAGCATCATCAAGTGCTGAGGACAGTGATGATCTTTCCCAAAGTTTCTATGAGGGTGATGAATCTACCCATGGTCTTAATGGAAGCAATGGCAGTGCTGATGTTTTACATGAAACTGCTAGTCATATTGTTACAATTGATGGCTCTATAGCTGATTGTGAGGAAGAGAGGCTCTCCATACTGGAACAGCTTAAAGTACTAGAGGAGAGGCTTTTTGACCTTGAAGATGAAGAATCTGATAACATGAAGATGGACAAGCTTCTCTCAGAAGATAACCAATTAAACGATGCCTCAAATGGTTTCTCTGATGACGATATCAACCTCAAGCTTCATGAGAATAGAAGAAGCGCAAGCTACAGTCGAAAGAAGCTCCTCCCTCTATTTGATGATGCTACTGTGCAAAATGGTAATGGCATCCTAACAAAGCAATATACCGAGGCAGATCCTTCTGCAGAAGCTGTGCTGGAACTTGCTAAAGAGCAAGATAAACTCGCGATTGCCAGTGAAATCAATCAAGTCCATGAGCGCTTGCATGCTCTGGAGTCAGATAAGGAGTTCATAAAACAGTGTGTGAGGTCTTTGAATAAAGGAGGCAAAGGGTTTGTTCTTCTTCAGGAGATCTTGCAGCATCTTCGGGACCTCAGGAGGATTGAGCAGCGTGCAAGGAACTCTGGAGAACTTTCGCCCCATTATGTGCATCCTTACACGGATTAA